One Streptomyces sp. RPA4-2 genomic window carries:
- a CDS encoding PP2C family protein-serine/threonine phosphatase — translation MAAGRGRRAEAETFTARLKKQWHRARTGLRRSAVDYFRGDGSDWIALAGLLLTIPLIAATTLVNSVWCSPAALVLPIVAGGLLLRPASLLGLYAAAATGLIVESVKLGPYTEGPSRVTPGVVLVVAACGFFGLLIAQFRSRVGVPWRRGGTMLFDLRERIRVQSKLPKLPLGWHREMALRPAGGQSFSGDFVVAARTNGGRTLEAVLTDVSGKGMDAGSRALLLSGAFGGLLGSLPPHAFLPAANGYLLRQDWDEGFATSIHLVLDLDSGDYELFSAGHPPGLQLSAGSGRWEEKAAEGPLLGVYDGAQFDSVKGSLRPGDVLMLFTDGLVETSDRDIVEGIDRLTGEADRYVAGGFHGAAWHLIEAVAKDVNDDRALLLICREAPAPAAR, via the coding sequence ATGGCAGCAGGACGAGGGCGGCGCGCGGAAGCCGAGACGTTCACGGCCCGGTTGAAGAAGCAGTGGCACCGGGCTCGCACCGGCCTGCGCAGATCCGCCGTGGACTACTTCCGCGGGGACGGTTCCGACTGGATCGCCCTGGCCGGCCTGCTGCTCACGATCCCGCTGATCGCGGCGACCACGCTGGTCAACTCGGTCTGGTGCTCGCCGGCCGCGCTGGTCCTCCCGATCGTGGCGGGCGGCCTCCTGCTGCGCCCCGCGAGCCTGCTGGGTCTCTACGCGGCCGCCGCCACCGGGCTGATAGTGGAGTCCGTGAAACTCGGCCCGTACACGGAGGGTCCGTCCCGGGTGACCCCCGGTGTGGTCCTCGTCGTCGCGGCCTGCGGCTTCTTCGGTCTGCTGATCGCGCAGTTCCGCAGCCGCGTGGGCGTGCCCTGGCGCCGCGGCGGCACCATGCTCTTCGACCTGCGCGAGCGCATCCGGGTCCAGAGCAAGCTGCCGAAGCTGCCGCTGGGCTGGCACCGGGAGATGGCCCTGCGCCCGGCCGGCGGCCAGTCCTTCTCGGGCGACTTCGTGGTCGCGGCCCGTACGAACGGGGGCCGGACCCTGGAAGCCGTCCTCACGGACGTGTCGGGCAAGGGGATGGACGCGGGTTCGCGGGCGCTGCTCCTGTCCGGCGCCTTCGGCGGCCTGCTGGGCTCGCTCCCGCCGCACGCCTTCCTTCCCGCGGCCAACGGCTACCTCCTGCGCCAGGACTGGGACGAGGGCTTCGCCACCTCCATCCACCTGGTCCTCGACCTGGACTCCGGCGACTACGAACTCTTCTCCGCCGGACATCCACCGGGGCTGCAGCTCAGCGCGGGCAGCGGCCGCTGGGAGGAGAAGGCGGCCGAGGGGCCGCTGCTCGGGGTGTACGACGGTGCCCAGTTCGACTCGGTCAAGGGTTCGCTGCGGCCCGGTGACGTCCTCATGCTCTTCACGGACGGCCTGGTGGAAACCTCCGACCGGGACATCGTCGAGGGCATCGACCGTCTCACCGGCGAGGCCGACCGCTATGTCGCCGGCGGCTTCCACGGCGCCGCCTGGCACCTCATCGAGGCGGTGGCCAAGGACGTGAACGACGACAGGGCGCTCCTGCTGATCTGCCGGGAAGCCCCCGCCCCGGCGGCCCGCTGA
- a CDS encoding GNAT family N-acetyltransferase: MTTDLRVLRQPEWDAWYDNLVRAFGGVPESSEERELWNELTEYDRSLGIWEGDQCVGTAGAFSFRVTVPGGASVPAAGITMVSVAATHRRRGLLTSMMRRQLDDIHSWGEPLAVLTASEPAIYGRFGYGIATHQHNAEIDTTRVRLSVPPGTDDVRLRFAAPADVLDACESVYARTVPGRPGMLARRPGWERVMVLDPEGKRNGASPLQCVVAERDGEVVGYTRYRIKPDHDHTGAKATVVLDELQALDPAADAALWRLLFDLDLTTTLRTRARPVDEAWQHMVSDIRRCSVRLKDSLHVRLVDVDAALEARTYQAPVDLVFEVEDAFCPWNEGRWRLTGDAKGATCVPTREPADLALSVRELGAAYLGGVSLVSLAAAGRVRELRQGALAEASVAFSSAVAPWLPHGF, encoded by the coding sequence ATGACGACTGACTTGCGGGTGCTGCGGCAGCCCGAATGGGATGCGTGGTACGACAATCTGGTTCGCGCGTTCGGGGGCGTACCGGAGTCGTCCGAGGAGCGCGAGCTGTGGAACGAGCTCACAGAGTACGACCGTTCCCTGGGAATCTGGGAGGGCGACCAGTGCGTGGGCACCGCGGGGGCGTTCTCCTTCCGGGTCACGGTCCCCGGCGGCGCCTCCGTACCGGCCGCGGGCATCACCATGGTGAGCGTCGCGGCCACGCACCGCCGACGCGGGCTGCTGACGTCGATGATGCGGCGGCAGCTGGACGACATCCACTCCTGGGGCGAGCCGCTCGCCGTCCTGACCGCGTCGGAGCCGGCGATCTACGGCCGGTTCGGCTACGGCATCGCGACGCATCAGCACAACGCCGAGATCGACACCACCCGGGTACGGCTGTCCGTACCGCCCGGCACCGATGACGTACGTCTGCGGTTCGCCGCGCCGGCCGACGTCCTCGACGCCTGCGAGTCGGTGTACGCACGGACGGTTCCGGGGCGGCCGGGCATGCTGGCGCGGCGGCCCGGCTGGGAGCGGGTGATGGTGCTCGACCCGGAGGGTAAGCGGAACGGGGCGTCGCCGTTGCAGTGCGTGGTCGCCGAGCGGGACGGCGAGGTGGTCGGCTACACCCGGTACCGGATCAAACCGGACCACGACCACACCGGGGCCAAGGCCACCGTCGTCCTCGACGAGCTCCAGGCGCTGGACCCGGCGGCGGACGCCGCGTTGTGGCGGCTGCTCTTCGACCTCGACCTGACGACGACGCTGCGCACCCGGGCACGTCCGGTGGACGAGGCGTGGCAGCACATGGTGTCCGACATCCGGCGCTGCTCCGTGCGGTTGAAGGACTCGCTGCACGTACGGCTCGTCGATGTGGACGCCGCGCTGGAGGCGCGGACGTACCAGGCGCCGGTGGACCTGGTGTTCGAGGTCGAGGACGCGTTCTGCCCCTGGAACGAGGGGCGTTGGCGGCTCACCGGTGACGCGAAGGGGGCGACTTGTGTGCCGACCCGCGAGCCCGCCGATCTCGCGCTGTCCGTAAGGGAGTTGGGGGCGGCGTATCTCGGCGGGGTGTCCCTGGTGTCGCTCGCGGCGGCCGGGCGGGTGCGGGAGCTGCGGCAGGGGGCGCTGGCGGAGGCCTCGGTGGCCTTCTCGTCGGCGGTCGCGCCGTGGCTGCCGCACGGGTTCTAG
- a CDS encoding ribose-5-phosphate isomerase: MRVYLGSDHAGFELKNHLVEWLKEAGHEPVDCGPLVYDAEDDYPPFCLRAAERTVADPGALGIVIGGSGNGEQMAANKVAGVRAVLAWSEETAALGREHNNANVISVGARMHSEEEATKFVETFLNTPFSGVDRHVRRIEMLSAYEATGDLPPIPPHHPQA, translated from the coding sequence ATGCGCGTGTATCTCGGCTCCGATCATGCTGGTTTCGAACTCAAGAACCACCTCGTGGAGTGGCTCAAGGAGGCCGGCCACGAACCCGTCGACTGCGGGCCCCTCGTCTACGACGCCGAGGACGACTACCCGCCGTTCTGCCTCCGCGCCGCGGAGCGCACGGTGGCCGACCCCGGTGCCCTCGGCATCGTGATCGGCGGTTCCGGCAACGGTGAGCAGATGGCGGCGAACAAGGTGGCCGGCGTCCGCGCCGTGCTCGCCTGGAGCGAGGAGACGGCGGCGCTGGGCCGCGAGCACAACAACGCCAACGTCATCTCCGTGGGCGCCCGTATGCACTCCGAGGAGGAGGCGACCAAGTTCGTCGAGACCTTCCTCAACACCCCGTTCTCCGGCGTGGACCGCCATGTCCGCCGCATCGAGATGCTCTCGGCGTACGAGGCCACGGGCGACCTCCCGCCGATCCCGCCCCACCACCCGCAGGCGTAG
- a CDS encoding amino acid permease gives MTSQPTPTKAADGPGGPGEPGSGLQAGLKNRHLTMIAIGGVIGAGLFVGSSSGIATAGPGILLSYALVGTLVVLVMRMLGEMSAANPTSGSFSAHADRALGRWAGFSIGWLYWFFWVVVLAVEATAGATILEGWVPAVPQWGWALIVMIVLTATNLVSVGSYGEFEFWFAGIKVVAIGAFIIVGGLAIFGVLPGVDAPKAGLGNLSDHGGFLPHGPGAILTGVLLVVFSFMGSEIATLAAGESENPQRAVTKSTNSIIWRIGVFYLGSILVVVALLPWNDPSIKDKGSYVAALDSLGIAHAGEIMNFIVLTSVLSCLNSGLYTASRMAFSLGERGDAPKAFSKTTSRGVPLAAIVVSVVFGFVAVFFNYKFPDSVFLFLVNSSGAVALFVWLVICFSQLRMRKIIERESPEKLVVKMWLYPYLTWATAALIVFVLGYMLTDTEHDGRETVLLSLLVAAVVVAIAVVKQRLRGGGAAVESAATPVPVEASSEAR, from the coding sequence ATGACCTCGCAGCCGACCCCCACGAAGGCCGCCGACGGCCCCGGAGGCCCCGGAGAACCCGGTTCGGGCCTCCAGGCAGGACTCAAGAACCGTCATCTGACCATGATCGCCATCGGCGGTGTCATCGGCGCGGGCCTCTTCGTGGGCTCCAGCTCCGGTATCGCCACCGCCGGGCCGGGCATCCTGCTCTCCTACGCCCTCGTCGGCACGCTCGTGGTGCTGGTGATGCGGATGCTGGGCGAGATGTCCGCCGCCAATCCGACCTCCGGTTCGTTCTCCGCTCACGCCGACCGCGCGCTCGGACGCTGGGCCGGTTTCTCGATCGGCTGGCTGTACTGGTTCTTCTGGGTGGTCGTCCTGGCCGTCGAGGCGACAGCGGGCGCCACGATCCTCGAGGGCTGGGTCCCCGCCGTACCGCAGTGGGGCTGGGCGCTCATCGTGATGATCGTGCTCACCGCGACCAACCTGGTCTCGGTCGGCTCGTACGGTGAGTTCGAGTTCTGGTTCGCCGGGATCAAGGTCGTGGCGATCGGCGCGTTCATCATCGTCGGCGGCCTCGCGATCTTCGGTGTGCTGCCCGGTGTGGACGCCCCGAAGGCAGGACTGGGGAACCTCAGCGACCACGGCGGCTTCCTGCCGCACGGACCCGGCGCGATCCTCACCGGTGTGCTCCTGGTCGTCTTCTCCTTCATGGGCAGCGAGATCGCGACCCTCGCCGCCGGTGAGTCCGAGAACCCGCAGCGGGCCGTCACCAAGTCCACCAACAGCATCATCTGGCGGATCGGCGTCTTCTACCTCGGCTCGATCCTGGTCGTCGTCGCCCTGCTGCCCTGGAACGACCCCTCCATCAAGGACAAGGGCTCGTACGTCGCGGCTCTCGACTCCCTCGGCATCGCGCACGCCGGTGAGATCATGAACTTCATCGTGCTGACGTCCGTGCTGTCCTGTCTCAACTCCGGCCTCTATACGGCCTCCCGGATGGCCTTCTCGCTCGGTGAGCGCGGGGACGCGCCCAAGGCCTTCTCGAAGACCACCTCACGCGGTGTGCCGCTGGCGGCGATCGTCGTCTCGGTCGTCTTCGGCTTCGTCGCCGTCTTCTTCAACTACAAGTTCCCGGACTCGGTCTTCCTCTTCCTGGTCAACTCCTCCGGCGCGGTCGCCCTCTTCGTCTGGCTGGTCATCTGCTTCTCGCAGCTGCGGATGCGGAAGATCATCGAGCGCGAGTCCCCGGAGAAGCTGGTCGTCAAGATGTGGCTGTACCCGTACCTGACCTGGGCCACGGCCGCGCTGATCGTCTTCGTCCTCGGCTACATGCTGACCGACACCGAGCACGACGGACGCGAGACCGTGCTGCTGTCACTGCTCGTCGCCGCCGTGGTGGTGGCCATCGCGGTGGTCAAGCAGCGGCTGCGCGGCGGCGGCGCCGCCGTGGAGTCCGCGGCCACTCCGGTGCCGGTCGAGGCCTCGTCCGAGGCCCGCTGA
- a CDS encoding protein kinase, with the protein MGRVWRAVDDVLGRQVAVKEMRIDGLDPEDTRTRRERTLREARATARIDHPNVVRIYDVVDEDERLWIVMELVEGRSLEQVVVEDGPLDPSTAARIGLGLVSALRQVHAGGVLHRDIKPGNVLVERRGQRVVLTDFGIAALQDAEALTMVGMLVGSPDYMAPERISGRPQGPPSDVWSLGATLCAALGGRSPFSRSTTLATLHAVLYEEPELPPVEGGLRDVLAALLEKDPSTRPGLDELGSALWPIAFPAPEPAQEGPRAPEAAPSVLPVHQESPTPVFLDPQLIREARRRPPRPQSEPQPQPEPEPEPEPEPETEAEPEEAGERGQEQQPEPDQEQEQEPDGECAPVPDSAPVPDSAPVPDSAPGPDANAGSEPEPDPAPDPDPDPDPERGSEPDSDSAPDPVQDAIPALYTPTRKYPPDPGAPPAEEQATAAPETRAHVTQPPATTAPVPWPRNPNRPSPPSPLSRSLHSHFQRLHRGPHRAALTGPLGNPLSPCHPRHPLCAFLALFPRLAHHHSRPRPRTHAAG; encoded by the coding sequence ATGGGGCGGGTGTGGCGGGCCGTCGACGACGTGCTCGGCCGACAGGTCGCCGTCAAGGAAATGCGCATCGACGGACTCGACCCGGAGGACACCCGCACCCGCCGCGAACGCACACTGCGCGAAGCCAGGGCCACGGCTCGGATCGACCATCCCAACGTCGTACGCATCTACGACGTCGTCGACGAGGACGAGCGGCTGTGGATCGTGATGGAACTGGTCGAGGGCCGCTCACTCGAACAGGTGGTGGTCGAGGACGGCCCGCTCGACCCGTCCACCGCGGCCCGTATCGGCCTCGGACTCGTCTCGGCGCTGCGCCAGGTGCACGCCGGGGGAGTGCTGCACCGGGACATCAAGCCGGGCAACGTCCTGGTCGAGAGGCGCGGCCAGCGTGTCGTCCTCACCGACTTCGGCATCGCCGCGCTGCAGGACGCCGAGGCGCTCACCATGGTCGGGATGCTGGTCGGTTCCCCCGACTACATGGCGCCCGAGCGCATCTCCGGCCGGCCGCAGGGCCCGCCGTCCGACGTGTGGTCCCTCGGGGCGACGCTCTGCGCGGCCCTCGGCGGCCGTTCCCCGTTCTCCCGCTCGACCACCCTGGCGACCCTGCACGCCGTCCTCTACGAGGAGCCCGAACTCCCCCCAGTCGAAGGCGGCTTGAGGGACGTCCTGGCGGCGCTCCTGGAGAAGGACCCGTCGACCCGGCCCGGCCTCGATGAGCTCGGGTCGGCGTTGTGGCCGATCGCGTTCCCGGCACCGGAGCCGGCGCAGGAAGGTCCGCGGGCACCGGAAGCCGCACCCTCCGTTCTCCCGGTCCACCAGGAGTCCCCCACACCGGTGTTCCTGGACCCTCAGCTGATACGGGAGGCACGGCGCCGTCCGCCACGACCGCAGTCGGAACCGCAGCCGCAGCCGGAACCGGAACCGGAACCGGAACCGGAACCGGAAACAGAGGCGGAGCCGGAGGAGGCGGGGGAGCGGGGCCAGGAGCAGCAGCCGGAGCCGGATCAGGAGCAGGAGCAGGAGCCGGACGGGGAATGCGCACCCGTGCCTGACTCGGCCCCCGTGCCTGACTCGGCCCCCGTTCCTGACTCGGCCCCCGGCCCTGACGCGAACGCCGGATCGGAACCCGAACCCGATCCTGCCCCCGATCCCGATCCCGATCCCGATCCCGAGCGCGGGTCCGAGCCCGATTCCGATTCCGCCCCCGATCCCGTACAGGACGCCATCCCTGCGCTCTACACCCCGACACGGAAGTACCCACCCGACCCCGGTGCACCCCCGGCCGAGGAGCAGGCCACAGCCGCCCCCGAGACCCGGGCCCACGTGACACAGCCCCCCGCGACAACGGCTCCCGTGCCATGGCCGAGGAACCCGAACCGCCCGAGCCCCCCGTCCCCACTCTCACGGTCCCTCCACTCCCACTTCCAACGCCTCCACCGAGGCCCCCACCGAGCTGCACTCACAGGTCCGCTCGGAAATCCCCTCAGCCCCTGCCACCCCCGCCACCCCCTCTGCGCCTTCCTCGCCCTCTTCCCTCGCCTCGCACACCACCACTCACGGCCCCGTCCCCGTACTCATGCCGCCGGGTGA
- a CDS encoding biotin transporter BioY: MSTAAVTSRTGIRPGEVLADLLPASRVRDAALVLGGAALTGLAAQISLPVPGSPVPVTGQTFAALLVGTALGAGRGFLSLLVYALVGMAGMPWFAGGASGFAAPSLGYVLGMVFASAAVGALARRGADRSVLRTAGAMLLGEAIIYAVGLPYLGAATGMSLGATLAAGLTPFLIGDALKAALAMGLLPTAWKFLDKK, encoded by the coding sequence ATGAGCACCGCCGCCGTCACGTCCCGCACAGGCATCCGCCCCGGCGAGGTCCTCGCCGACCTGCTCCCGGCCTCCCGCGTCCGGGACGCCGCCCTGGTGCTCGGCGGCGCCGCGCTCACCGGGCTCGCCGCCCAGATCTCCCTCCCCGTGCCGGGCTCCCCGGTGCCGGTGACGGGCCAGACCTTCGCCGCCCTCCTCGTGGGCACGGCCCTCGGCGCCGGCCGCGGCTTCCTCTCCCTCCTGGTGTACGCGCTCGTCGGCATGGCCGGCATGCCCTGGTTCGCCGGCGGCGCCTCCGGCTTCGCGGCCCCCTCGCTCGGCTACGTCCTCGGCATGGTCTTCGCCTCCGCCGCCGTGGGCGCCCTCGCCCGCCGCGGCGCCGACCGCTCCGTACTGCGCACGGCCGGCGCGATGCTGCTCGGCGAGGCCATCATCTACGCGGTCGGCCTCCCGTACCTGGGCGCCGCCACCGGCATGTCCCTCGGCGCGACCCTCGCGGCGGGCCTCACACCGTTCCTGATCGGCGACGCCCTGAAGGCGGCACTGGCGATGGGCCTGCTGCCCACGGCGTGGAAGTTCCTCGACAAGAAGTGA
- a CDS encoding amino acid permease, which translates to MSRTTLDAPPGTPAAGDVPLSHGLKQRHLSMIALGGVIGAGLFVGSGAGIAAAGPSIVIAYAVSGLLVMLVMRMLGEMSAAHPSSGSFSAHAERAMGPWAGFTAGWSFWVLLCTAVGLEGIGAAKIVTGWLPGTPEWGWVALFVAVFCAANLAAVKNFGEFEFWFAALKVGAIGLFLVLGVLAIAGVLPGTDSPGTANLADFLPHGSEGLVIGLLASVFAYGGLETVTIAAAESQDPVRGVARAVRTAMWRIALFYIGSMAVIVTLVPWDSKAVVEQGPYVAALDRLGIPGAGQLMNVVVLVALLSAMNANIYGSSRIAYSLVERGQGPKALGKVSAGVPRIAVLVSCVFGFVCVLLSYWRPDDVFPWLLNMIGAVILVVWIFIAVSQLRLRRTVERETPEKLVVRMWLFPVLTWVALAGMAAIFVLMAREPDTRVQLYSTGGMTLLLAAAGYTRQRMRTRN; encoded by the coding sequence ATGTCCCGCACCACCCTCGACGCCCCGCCCGGTACCCCGGCCGCCGGGGACGTCCCGCTCTCCCACGGCCTCAAGCAGCGCCACCTGTCGATGATCGCCCTCGGCGGGGTGATCGGCGCGGGCCTGTTCGTCGGCTCCGGCGCGGGCATCGCCGCCGCCGGACCGTCGATCGTGATCGCGTACGCCGTCTCCGGTCTGCTCGTCATGCTGGTGATGCGGATGCTCGGCGAGATGTCGGCCGCCCATCCGTCCTCGGGCTCCTTCTCGGCACACGCCGAGCGGGCGATGGGCCCGTGGGCCGGCTTCACCGCCGGGTGGTCCTTCTGGGTGCTGTTGTGCACGGCCGTGGGCCTGGAGGGCATCGGCGCCGCGAAGATCGTCACCGGCTGGCTGCCGGGTACGCCCGAGTGGGGCTGGGTCGCCCTCTTCGTGGCGGTCTTCTGCGCCGCGAACCTCGCCGCCGTGAAGAACTTCGGCGAGTTCGAGTTCTGGTTCGCCGCGCTGAAGGTCGGCGCGATCGGCCTGTTCCTCGTCCTCGGTGTGCTGGCCATCGCCGGGGTGCTGCCCGGCACGGACTCCCCGGGCACGGCCAACCTGGCCGACTTCCTGCCGCACGGCAGCGAGGGGCTGGTCATCGGTCTGCTCGCGTCGGTCTTCGCCTACGGCGGCCTGGAGACGGTCACCATCGCGGCGGCCGAGTCGCAGGACCCGGTCCGGGGCGTCGCGCGCGCCGTCCGTACGGCGATGTGGCGCATCGCGCTCTTCTACATCGGCTCGATGGCGGTCATCGTCACCCTGGTGCCCTGGGACTCGAAGGCGGTCGTCGAGCAGGGCCCGTACGTCGCGGCCCTGGACCGGCTGGGCATCCCGGGCGCCGGCCAGTTGATGAACGTGGTCGTGCTGGTGGCGCTGCTCTCGGCGATGAACGCCAACATCTACGGCTCCTCGCGCATCGCCTACTCGCTGGTGGAGCGCGGCCAGGGCCCGAAGGCCCTCGGGAAGGTCTCCGCCGGGGTCCCGCGCATCGCCGTGCTCGTCTCCTGCGTCTTCGGCTTCGTCTGCGTCCTGCTGAGCTACTGGCGGCCCGACGACGTCTTCCCCTGGCTGCTGAACATGATCGGCGCGGTGATCCTGGTCGTCTGGATCTTCATCGCGGTCTCCCAACTGCGCTTGCGCCGCACGGTGGAGCGCGAGACGCCGGAGAAGCTGGTCGTACGGATGTGGCTGTTCCCCGTCCTGACCTGGGTCGCGCTGGCCGGCATGGCCGCGATCTTCGTCCTGATGGCCCGGGAGCCCGACACCCGGGTGCAGTTGTACTCCACGGGCGGGATGACGCTGCTCCTGGCGGCCGCCGGGTACACCAGGCAGCGGATGCGCACCCGGAACTGA
- a CDS encoding superoxide dismutase has product MPVYTLPELPYDYSALAPVISPEIIELHHDKHHAAYVKGANDTLEQLAEARDKESWEAVNGLEKSLAFHLSGHILHSVYWTNMTGDGGGEPLAADGVGDLADALTESFGSFAGFRAQLTKAAATTQGSGWGVLAYEPLSGRLLVEQIYDHQGNVGQGSVPILVFDAWEHAFYLQYKNQKVDFVEAMWQVVDWQDVARRYAAAKSRTNVLLPAS; this is encoded by the coding sequence ATGCCCGTCTACACACTCCCTGAACTGCCGTACGACTACTCCGCGCTCGCACCCGTGATCAGTCCCGAGATCATCGAGCTGCACCACGACAAGCACCACGCGGCGTACGTGAAGGGGGCCAACGACACCCTGGAACAGCTCGCGGAGGCACGCGACAAGGAGTCGTGGGAGGCGGTCAACGGCCTGGAGAAGAGCCTCGCCTTCCACCTGTCCGGCCACATCCTGCACAGCGTCTACTGGACGAACATGACCGGCGACGGCGGCGGTGAGCCGCTCGCCGCGGACGGCGTCGGCGACCTCGCGGACGCCCTCACCGAGTCGTTCGGCTCCTTCGCCGGGTTCAGGGCCCAGCTGACCAAGGCCGCCGCGACCACACAGGGGTCCGGGTGGGGTGTCCTCGCCTACGAGCCGCTGAGCGGGCGCCTCCTGGTCGAGCAGATCTACGACCACCAGGGCAACGTGGGCCAGGGCTCGGTGCCGATCCTGGTCTTCGACGCCTGGGAGCACGCCTTCTACCTGCAGTACAAGAACCAGAAGGTCGACTTCGTCGAGGCGATGTGGCAGGTCGTCGACTGGCAGGACGTGGCGCGCCGCTACGCCGCCGCGAAGTCCCGTACGAATGTGCTGCTGCCGGCCTCCTGA
- a CDS encoding histidine phosphatase family protein, with amino-acid sequence MRTTHTTDDATSPGTPASATLLLARHGQTVWHAENRYAGVSDVALTDEGRAQAEALGRWAAAHPVDAVWTSTLSRAAATAAPACRALGLTAHREPTLRECDFGVVEGRTLAEFEADNPARAKAYRSDPVSYPFPEAEDPRTAAARGTASLRRIAAAHHGERVLVVAHNTLLRLVLCSLLGIPLGEYRKVFPRLRNAALTELRMTDGAAALLSLNVPCA; translated from the coding sequence ATGAGGACGACGCACACCACCGACGACGCCACGAGCCCCGGGACTCCGGCGAGCGCGACCCTGCTGCTGGCCCGGCACGGCCAGACCGTCTGGCACGCCGAGAACCGCTACGCCGGGGTGAGCGACGTGGCCCTCACGGACGAGGGCCGCGCGCAGGCGGAGGCGCTCGGCCGCTGGGCCGCCGCCCATCCCGTGGACGCGGTGTGGACGTCGACCCTCTCCCGCGCCGCCGCGACCGCCGCCCCCGCCTGCCGGGCCCTCGGGCTCACCGCGCACCGTGAACCCACCCTGCGTGAATGCGACTTCGGCGTCGTGGAGGGCCGTACCCTCGCCGAGTTCGAGGCCGACAACCCGGCCCGCGCGAAGGCGTACAGGTCGGACCCGGTGTCCTACCCGTTCCCGGAGGCGGAGGACCCCCGGACCGCGGCGGCCCGCGGCACCGCGTCCCTGCGCCGCATCGCGGCGGCCCACCACGGCGAACGCGTCCTGGTCGTCGCCCACAACACCCTGCTGCGTCTGGTGCTCTGCTCGCTGCTCGGCATCCCGCTGGGCGAGTACCGCAAGGTCTTCCCCCGGCTGCGCAACGCGGCGCTCACCGAACTCCGGATGACGGACGGGGCCGCCGCGCTGCTGTCGCTCAACGTGCCGTGCGCGTGA
- a CDS encoding DsbA family protein — MSETISGKTPVDFWFDPLCPWAWMTSRWVLEVEKVRDIEVRWHIMSLAVLNEDKLDTLPEEYREMLATKAWKPIRVVTAAWQKHGEDVLGPLYTALGTRIHNQGEGPTVEAVAGALADVGLPASLIDYADQEDFEFDAELRASHKEGIDKVGQEVGTPVIALPGDDGEQIAFFGPVVTPTPKGDAAARLWDGALLVASTPGFYEIKRTRTAGPDFSNL, encoded by the coding sequence ATGTCCGAGACCATCTCCGGCAAGACCCCCGTCGACTTCTGGTTCGACCCGCTGTGCCCCTGGGCCTGGATGACCTCGCGCTGGGTCCTGGAAGTGGAGAAGGTCCGGGACATCGAGGTCCGCTGGCACATCATGAGCCTCGCGGTGCTGAACGAGGACAAGCTGGACACGCTCCCCGAGGAGTACCGGGAGATGCTCGCCACCAAGGCCTGGAAGCCGATCCGGGTGGTCACCGCCGCGTGGCAGAAGCACGGCGAGGACGTCCTCGGCCCGCTCTACACCGCGCTCGGCACCCGGATCCACAACCAGGGCGAGGGCCCGACCGTCGAGGCGGTCGCCGGCGCGCTCGCCGACGTCGGTCTGCCGGCCTCCCTGATCGACTACGCCGACCAGGAGGACTTCGAGTTCGACGCCGAGCTGCGCGCCTCCCACAAGGAGGGCATCGACAAGGTCGGCCAGGAGGTCGGCACCCCGGTGATCGCGCTCCCCGGCGACGACGGCGAGCAGATCGCCTTCTTCGGCCCGGTCGTCACCCCGACCCCCAAGGGCGACGCCGCGGCCAGGCTGTGGGACGGCGCGCTGCTCGTCGCCTCCACGCCCGGCTTCTACGAGATCAAGCGGACGCGGACGGCCGGCCCGGACTTCAGCAACCTCTGA